A window from Pseudomonas kribbensis encodes these proteins:
- a CDS encoding polysaccharide biosynthesis tyrosine autokinase codes for MQLPSVVGTRDNDQDSIDLLGIFGSLIDQKWLIGAFTGAFMMTGVAYAILATPVYLANALVQVEPKKNDMLGFSDLNSMLGGQSPSVTEIGIIKSRAVIGKTVDDLRLDIDVTPNTFPVIGGFLSRRYRGETELSVAPPRFGLSSYAWGGERLEFARLDLPKELLGKKLSLIAGEQHRFQLFDDNDNLLAEGTAGEAFAQDGVEGQITQLLANPGTRFEVVRYPRIVTIQGYQDALDISEQGKESGIIRLALASTDAAEAVKILNKIASLYVDQNVRRTSAEAAQSLAFLQSQLPQVKRDLAKASDALNAYQTRGKTVNISLETQSVLGQSVALETRISELKMQQAEMDRKFTRQHPAYRALMTQIGELTQQQKSLEGKVGDLPATQQELLNLTRDVEVASQIYTQLLNKSQELDIIRAGAVGNVRLVDSADVDLTSPVKPKKALIVLIATFLGAFVGVALVLLRKSLSKGLEGPEAIEQLGLPVYASIPYSALQQEEDTKKVRAKVTADAPAYLLALRNPTDLSIESIRSLRTCLHFAALDSTNNRIMISGPSPQVGKTFVSSNLAAVMAQSGQRVVLIDADMRKGHLHKSLNTPITNGLSDLLVKRCTLEQAINKVEVDNLHFISRGQVPPNPSELLMHANFRELLAELSERYDVVIIDTPPLLAVTDAAIVGREAGISLIVARFGVNPAKEVELTIRRFAQNGIELKGAVFNGVEKRAASYYGNGGYGYYNYEYASDKS; via the coding sequence ATGCAGTTACCGTCAGTAGTCGGCACCCGTGACAACGATCAAGACAGTATTGATCTTCTCGGCATATTCGGCAGCTTGATCGATCAGAAATGGTTGATCGGCGCCTTCACCGGCGCGTTCATGATGACCGGCGTCGCCTACGCGATTCTGGCCACGCCGGTGTATCTGGCCAACGCCCTGGTACAGGTCGAACCGAAAAAGAACGACATGCTCGGCTTTTCCGACCTCAACAGCATGCTGGGCGGTCAGTCGCCGTCCGTTACAGAGATCGGCATCATCAAATCCCGCGCGGTGATCGGCAAGACCGTCGACGATCTGCGCCTGGACATCGACGTCACTCCCAATACTTTTCCGGTGATTGGCGGTTTTCTCTCCCGACGCTATCGCGGTGAAACCGAACTCAGCGTCGCGCCGCCACGTTTCGGGCTGAGCAGCTACGCCTGGGGCGGTGAGCGTCTGGAGTTCGCCCGGCTCGATCTGCCCAAGGAACTGCTGGGCAAAAAACTCAGCCTGATCGCCGGCGAGCAGCATCGCTTCCAGTTGTTCGATGACAACGACAATCTGCTGGCAGAAGGCACTGCCGGCGAAGCCTTCGCGCAGGATGGCGTAGAAGGTCAGATCACGCAGCTATTGGCCAACCCCGGCACTCGATTCGAAGTGGTGCGCTACCCGCGGATCGTGACCATTCAGGGTTATCAGGACGCGCTGGATATTTCCGAGCAGGGCAAGGAGTCGGGGATTATCCGTCTGGCCCTGGCCAGCACCGACGCCGCCGAAGCGGTGAAGATCCTCAACAAGATCGCCTCGCTGTACGTGGACCAGAACGTACGCCGTACCTCGGCCGAAGCCGCGCAGAGCCTGGCCTTCCTGCAAAGCCAGTTGCCGCAGGTCAAACGCGACCTGGCCAAGGCCAGCGATGCGCTCAATGCCTACCAGACGCGCGGCAAGACCGTGAACATCTCCCTGGAAACCCAATCGGTGCTCGGCCAGTCCGTCGCACTCGAAACGCGGATTTCCGAGCTGAAAATGCAGCAGGCGGAAATGGATCGCAAGTTCACCAGACAGCATCCGGCCTATCGAGCCCTGATGACCCAGATCGGTGAATTGACCCAGCAACAGAAGTCGCTGGAAGGCAAGGTTGGCGACCTGCCGGCCACGCAACAGGAACTGCTCAACCTGACCCGCGATGTCGAAGTCGCTTCGCAGATCTACACCCAGTTGCTGAACAAATCCCAGGAGCTGGACATCATCCGCGCCGGTGCCGTGGGCAACGTGCGTCTGGTGGATTCGGCGGATGTCGACCTGACCAGTCCGGTCAAGCCGAAGAAAGCCCTGATCGTGCTGATCGCGACCTTCCTCGGTGCCTTTGTCGGCGTGGCGCTGGTGCTGTTGCGCAAATCCCTGAGCAAGGGCCTGGAAGGGCCGGAAGCCATCGAGCAGCTCGGCTTGCCGGTCTACGCATCGATCCCTTACAGCGCCCTGCAACAGGAAGAGGACACCAAAAAAGTCCGTGCCAAAGTCACGGCGGACGCACCGGCCTATCTGCTGGCGCTGCGCAATCCGACGGACCTGTCCATCGAATCGATCCGCAGCCTGCGCACCTGCCTTCACTTTGCGGCGCTGGATTCGACCAACAACCGCATCATGATCTCCGGCCCGAGCCCGCAGGTCGGCAAGACGTTCGTGTCTTCCAACCTCGCGGCGGTCATGGCCCAGAGCGGCCAGCGCGTGGTGCTGATCGATGCCGACATGCGCAAGGGCCATCTGCACAAGTCGCTGAACACGCCGATCACCAACGGTTTGTCGGACCTGCTGGTCAAGCGCTGCACCCTGGAGCAGGCGATCAACAAGGTCGAAGTCGACAACCTGCATTTCATCAGCCGGGGCCAGGTGCCGCCCAATCCTTCCGAACTGCTGATGCACGCCAATTTCCGCGAACTGCTGGCGGAACTCAGCGAGCGCTACGACGTGGTGATCATCGATACGCCACCGCTGCTGGCGGTAACGGACGCGGCGATTGTCGGCCGTGAAGCGGGCATCAGCCTGATCGTCGCGCGCTTCGGGGTGAACCCGGCCAAAGAAGTCGAGCTGACCATTCGCCGCTTCGCCCAGAACGGCATCGAGTTGAAAGGCGCGGTGTTCAACGGCGTCGAGAAGCGTGCGGCCAGTTACTACGGCAACGGGGGCTACGGCTATTACAACTACGAATACGCGTCCGACAAATCCTGA
- a CDS encoding low molecular weight protein-tyrosine-phosphatase yields the protein MFKKILVVCVGNICRSPTAELLLRSALAPSTITVASAGLSARVGESMEATARKVLEDRGQCAEGFKARQLTADIVNESDLILVMEKEHVKQVLKIASHARGKVFLLGKWQNEREIQDPYRQGQAAFIHAHALIEDAVGSWVQRLGH from the coding sequence TTGTTCAAAAAGATCCTTGTCGTCTGCGTCGGCAATATCTGCCGAAGTCCGACAGCAGAACTGTTGCTGCGTAGCGCACTGGCGCCCTCGACCATCACGGTCGCCTCCGCAGGCTTGTCTGCAAGGGTTGGCGAGTCCATGGAGGCAACGGCCCGCAAGGTGCTGGAAGACCGCGGGCAGTGCGCCGAAGGCTTCAAGGCGCGGCAACTGACAGCGGACATCGTCAATGAATCAGACTTGATTCTGGTCATGGAAAAAGAGCATGTAAAACAAGTACTGAAGATTGCCTCTCACGCCAGGGGCAAAGTGTTTCTTCTCGGCAAGTGGCAGAACGAACGAGAAATACAGGATCCGTATCGTCAAGGGCAGGCCGCTTTTATTCATGCCCATGCATTGATTGAAGATGCTGTTGGCTCCTGGGTACAACGCCTCGGGCATTGA
- a CDS encoding glycosyl hydrolase family 5, whose protein sequence is MKAAHLKRLCALSLLLFGTTAQVDASELFPALPHRTVGIQVKVQSFSASDAAQIKAAGFSFVRLGAWSDSLGDKTYQKQLGDAFAAAGSAGLPVLMTVRAIKPLSTDPATAGAAFASAVNSLEQTYGSQLVAIEVWNEPDLDTYWPTGNFSTTFAPFMSAMCKALQDNPTTTPVIGFGFARPPSAGSASTVALNSILGGYPKCLSAISYHPYGMTATQIGNAQTFIQQNFHLPGVISEWGISALASNGGPDGQATKVAAFIADVKRLQIPLTSIYEWKNNDTGSDDREKNFGLQTASGQPKPAEAAATKQLDSE, encoded by the coding sequence ATGAAAGCAGCACATCTCAAACGTCTCTGCGCCCTTTCCCTTTTGTTGTTCGGCACAACGGCTCAGGTCGATGCCAGCGAGTTGTTCCCCGCACTGCCCCACCGAACGGTCGGCATCCAGGTCAAGGTCCAGAGCTTTAGCGCTTCCGATGCCGCGCAAATCAAGGCAGCGGGCTTCAGTTTCGTGCGCCTGGGCGCGTGGAGCGACAGCCTGGGCGACAAGACCTATCAGAAACAGCTCGGCGATGCGTTTGCCGCCGCCGGATCCGCGGGGTTACCGGTGCTGATGACGGTGCGCGCCATCAAACCGCTGTCGACAGACCCAGCCACGGCGGGCGCGGCTTTTGCCAGTGCAGTGAACAGCCTGGAACAGACATATGGGTCTCAACTGGTCGCGATTGAGGTCTGGAATGAACCGGATCTGGACACCTACTGGCCGACGGGCAATTTCAGCACTACGTTTGCACCGTTCATGAGCGCGATGTGCAAGGCGCTGCAAGACAATCCCACCACAACTCCCGTGATCGGTTTCGGCTTCGCCCGGCCACCGAGTGCCGGCTCGGCCTCGACCGTGGCGCTGAACAGCATTCTCGGTGGGTATCCCAAATGCCTGAGCGCCATTTCCTACCATCCCTATGGCATGACGGCGACGCAGATCGGCAATGCGCAGACCTTCATCCAGCAGAATTTCCACCTGCCGGGCGTCATCAGTGAATGGGGGATTTCGGCACTGGCCTCCAACGGCGGTCCCGACGGGCAGGCCACCAAAGTCGCGGCGTTCATTGCCGATGTGAAACGGCTGCAGATTCCACTGACGTCGATCTACGAGTGGAAAAACAATGATACGGGCAGCGATGACCGGGAGAAGAACTTCGGTTTGCAGACCGCAAGCGGGCAACCGAAACCGGCGGAAGCGGCCGCCACGAAGCAGTTGGACTCCGAGTAG
- the tal gene encoding transaldolase: MTSKLEQLKQFTTVVADTGDFEAIARVKPVDATTNPSLLLKAAAIPAYAELLNAAVRDCKGDVGLASDRFGVAVGQEILKVIPGRISTEVDARLSFDKDAMLKRAHRLIELYDKAGVGRDRVLIKIASTWEGIRAAEVLEKEGIQTNLTLLFSFAQAAACADAGVFLISPFVGRIYDWYKKANGNDYTGADDPGVQSVTRIYNYYKANDYKTVVMGASFRNLNQIEQLAGCDRLTISPDLIDKLAADTGKLERKLAPGHAGEARLSLNESQFRWLSNEDAMATEKLAEGIRQFARDQEKLEALLQAKL; encoded by the coding sequence ATGACTTCCAAGCTGGAACAACTCAAACAGTTCACCACCGTGGTTGCCGACACCGGCGACTTCGAAGCGATTGCCCGGGTCAAGCCGGTCGACGCCACCACCAACCCTTCTCTGCTGCTCAAGGCGGCGGCCATTCCGGCCTACGCCGAGCTGCTGAACGCCGCCGTTCGCGACTGCAAGGGCGATGTCGGCCTGGCCAGCGACCGTTTCGGCGTCGCGGTGGGTCAGGAAATCCTCAAAGTGATCCCGGGCCGCATCTCCACCGAAGTGGATGCCCGCCTGTCGTTCGACAAGGACGCGATGCTCAAGCGTGCGCATCGTCTGATCGAGCTGTACGACAAGGCTGGCGTCGGTCGCGATCGCGTGCTGATCAAGATCGCCTCCACCTGGGAAGGCATCCGTGCCGCCGAAGTGCTGGAGAAGGAAGGCATCCAGACCAACCTGACCCTGCTGTTCTCCTTCGCCCAGGCCGCCGCTTGCGCCGATGCCGGCGTGTTCCTGATTTCGCCGTTCGTGGGCCGCATCTACGACTGGTACAAGAAGGCCAACGGCAACGACTACACCGGCGCCGATGATCCGGGCGTACAGTCGGTGACGCGCATCTACAACTACTACAAGGCCAATGACTACAAGACTGTGGTCATGGGCGCGAGCTTCCGCAACCTCAATCAGATCGAGCAACTGGCTGGCTGCGACCGCCTGACCATCAGCCCGGACCTGATCGACAAGCTGGCGGCAGACACCGGCAAACTGGAGCGCAAACTGGCCCCGGGTCACGCCGGCGAAGCACGCCTGAGCCTCAACGAATCGCAGTTCCGCTGGTTGTCCAACGAAGATGCGATGGCCACCGAGAAACTGGCCGAAGGCATCCGTCAGTTTGCCCGCGACCAGGAAAAACTCGAGGCGTTGCTGCAAGCCAAGCTGTAA
- the rssC gene encoding anti-sigma factor antagonist RssC: MSTGRIQFAEQDGTFVLKFVGEVRLTLCSALDATIEKIFTALNFNAIVIDLTETRSIDSTTLGLLAKLSILSRQKVGLLPTVVTTHDDITRLLQSMGFEQVFNIVNHPVPCPECLDDLPDQDQSEEVVRIKVLEAHKILMGLNDSNREAFHDLVNALERH, from the coding sequence ATGAGTACCGGTAGAATCCAGTTCGCCGAGCAGGATGGCACCTTCGTCCTGAAGTTCGTCGGTGAAGTTCGCCTGACCCTGTGTTCGGCGTTGGATGCGACTATTGAAAAGATCTTCACCGCGCTGAATTTCAACGCGATCGTGATCGATCTGACCGAAACCCGCAGCATCGACAGCACCACGCTGGGCCTGCTGGCCAAGCTGTCGATCCTGTCGCGGCAAAAGGTCGGCCTGCTGCCGACCGTGGTCACCACCCACGACGACATCACCCGTCTGTTGCAATCGATGGGTTTCGAGCAGGTGTTCAATATCGTCAACCATCCCGTGCCTTGCCCGGAATGCCTCGATGACCTGCCGGATCAGGATCAGTCGGAGGAAGTCGTGCGGATCAAGGTGCTGGAAGCGCACAAGATCCTCATGGGCCTGAACGACTCCAACCGCGAAGCCTTCCATGATCTGGTGAATGCCCTCGAAAGGCATTGA
- the rssB gene encoding two-component system response regulator RssB — protein sequence MPKTSATLLIIDDDEVVRASLAAYLEDSGFSVLQASNGQQGLQVFEQDKPDLVICDLRMPQMGGLELIRQVTERSPQTPVIVVSGAGVMNDAVEALRLGAADYLIKPLEDLAVLEHSVRRALDRARLLLENQRYREKLEKANRELEASLNLLQEDQNAGRQVQMNMLPESPWTIDAFKFAHQIIPSLYLSGDFVDYFRVDERRVAFYLADVSGHGASSAFVTVLLKFMTTRLLFESKRNGTLPEFKPSEVLGHINRGLISCKLGKHVTMVGGVIDEETGLLTYSIGGHLPLPVLYTPDSVRYLEGRGLPVGLFNEATYEDHVLELPPTFSLTLMSDGILDLLPEPTLKEKEAALPQRVKSAGGSLDGLRQVFGLATLGEMPDDIALLVLSRNL from the coding sequence ATGCCAAAAACCAGTGCCACGCTGCTGATAATCGATGATGACGAAGTAGTGCGCGCGAGCCTCGCGGCCTATTTGGAAGACAGTGGTTTCAGCGTCTTGCAGGCCAGTAACGGCCAGCAGGGACTTCAGGTATTCGAGCAAGACAAGCCCGACTTGGTCATCTGCGATCTGCGCATGCCGCAGATGGGCGGTCTCGAACTCATTCGTCAGGTCACCGAGCGGTCACCACAGACGCCTGTGATCGTGGTTTCCGGTGCCGGCGTGATGAACGACGCGGTCGAGGCCCTGCGCCTGGGCGCGGCGGATTACCTGATCAAGCCTCTCGAAGATTTGGCCGTGCTTGAGCACTCCGTGCGCCGGGCCCTGGATCGAGCGCGTCTGCTGCTGGAAAACCAGCGCTACCGCGAGAAGCTGGAAAAGGCCAACCGTGAGCTCGAAGCCAGCCTGAACCTGCTCCAGGAAGACCAGAACGCCGGTCGCCAGGTGCAGATGAACATGCTGCCGGAAAGCCCCTGGACCATCGACGCGTTCAAGTTCGCCCACCAGATCATCCCGTCGTTGTACCTGTCGGGTGATTTTGTCGACTATTTCCGGGTGGACGAGCGTCGGGTCGCGTTCTATCTGGCGGATGTGTCGGGTCATGGCGCCTCTTCGGCGTTCGTCACGGTGCTGCTGAAGTTCATGACCACGCGCCTGTTGTTCGAGTCCAAGCGCAACGGCACCTTGCCGGAATTCAAGCCTTCGGAAGTCCTTGGTCATATCAACCGGGGGCTGATCAGTTGTAAGCTGGGTAAACACGTCACAATGGTCGGTGGAGTCATCGACGAGGAGACCGGTTTGTTGACCTATAGCATCGGCGGCCATCTGCCGTTGCCTGTGTTGTACACGCCTGACAGTGTTCGCTACCTCGAGGGGCGCGGTCTGCCGGTGGGGCTTTTCAACGAAGCCACCTACGAAGACCACGTGCTCGAGCTGCCACCGACGTTCAGCCTGACGCTGATGTCTGATGGCATTCTGGATCTTTTGCCAGAACCCACACTCAAAGAGAAAGAAGCTGCCTTGCCCCAACGGGTCAAGTCGGCGGGCGGCAGCCTGGATGGCCTGCGGCAGGTTTTTGGATTGGCCACGCTAGGGGAGATGCCGGATGATATCGCCTTGTTGGTGTTGAGCAGGAATCTTTAA
- a CDS encoding MlaA family lipoprotein, with product MRWSNPLAQLCVCASVMLVPFVAQAATEEDPWESVNRPIFQFNDFVDTYALKPLAQGYEYVTPQFLEDGIHNMFRNVGDITNLANNILQAKPAAAGVDTARLIFNTTFGLLGFFDVGTKMGLQRSDEDFGQTLGYWGVSSGPYVMLPLLGPSTLRDAPSKYVDTYTAPYRYMNDIPARNTIYGLNIVDTRASLLSSEKLISGDKYTFIRNAYLQNREFKVKDGHVEDDF from the coding sequence ATGCGCTGGAGCAACCCTCTCGCTCAGCTTTGTGTATGCGCCAGCGTGATGCTGGTTCCGTTCGTTGCCCAGGCGGCAACGGAAGAAGACCCTTGGGAAAGCGTCAACCGTCCGATCTTCCAGTTCAACGATTTCGTCGACACCTACGCGCTGAAACCTCTGGCGCAGGGCTATGAATATGTAACGCCGCAATTCCTGGAAGACGGCATCCACAACATGTTCCGCAACGTCGGTGACATCACCAACCTGGCGAACAATATCCTGCAGGCCAAACCGGCCGCTGCCGGTGTCGACACCGCGCGTCTGATCTTCAACACCACCTTCGGCCTGCTGGGCTTCTTCGATGTGGGCACCAAGATGGGCCTGCAGCGCAGCGACGAAGATTTCGGCCAGACCCTCGGCTACTGGGGTGTCAGCAGCGGTCCGTACGTGATGCTGCCGTTGCTCGGCCCGAGCACCCTGCGTGATGCACCGTCCAAGTACGTGGATACCTACACCGCACCGTACCGCTACATGAACGACATCCCGGCGCGTAACACCATCTACGGCCTGAACATCGTCGACACCCGCGCCAGCCTGCTGTCCAGCGAGAAGCTGATCAGCGGCGACAAGTACACCTTCATCCGCAACGCCTACCTGCAGAACCGCGAGTTCAAGGTCAAGGACGGTCACGTCGAAGACGATTTCTGA
- a CDS encoding HAD family phosphatase → MPQAEALPLSAPNLTAVLFGLSGCLVDFGARARHHASPGTEHADATPGALDSLHSLQRQLIPCAWLDDLPPALTQVLASGLPGWIKPSQHSATHNPWPAPNACWQALMTLNVDRLDGCVLVSGEPRLLQSGLNAGLWTIGLASCGSLCGLAPNEWQALSQKEREQLRGKATVQLFGLGVHSVIDHLGELDTCLADISLRRLKGEKP, encoded by the coding sequence ATGCCTCAAGCCGAAGCCTTGCCCCTTTCAGCACCCAACCTGACAGCCGTGCTGTTCGGGCTCAGCGGCTGCCTGGTGGACTTCGGCGCCCGCGCCCGTCATCACGCCAGCCCCGGCACAGAGCACGCCGACGCCACACCGGGCGCGCTCGACAGCCTGCACAGCCTGCAGCGCCAGCTGATCCCCTGCGCCTGGCTCGATGATTTACCCCCTGCCCTCACCCAGGTGCTTGCATCCGGATTGCCGGGCTGGATCAAACCTTCGCAACATTCGGCAACACACAATCCCTGGCCGGCACCGAATGCCTGCTGGCAAGCCCTGATGACGTTGAATGTCGATCGCCTGGACGGCTGCGTGCTGGTCAGTGGCGAACCACGCCTGCTGCAATCGGGCCTGAATGCCGGGTTGTGGACGATTGGCCTGGCGTCCTGCGGCTCACTCTGCGGCCTGGCCCCGAACGAATGGCAAGCCCTCAGCCAGAAAGAACGTGAACAACTGCGCGGCAAGGCCACGGTGCAGCTGTTCGGCCTGGGCGTGCACTCGGTGATCGATCATCTGGGCGAACTCGACACCTGCCTGGCCGACATCAGCCTGCGCCGTCTCAAAGGCGAAAAGCCCTGA
- a CDS encoding DUF4404 family protein, with product MPARELQEQLNTLREQLDQNPPLSEAERADLHALMQQIELELELETKTQDSNLADGVNLAVERFELEHPTIAGTLRNIVNSLVSMGI from the coding sequence ATGCCCGCCCGCGAACTGCAAGAACAGCTCAATACCCTGCGCGAGCAACTGGATCAGAATCCGCCGCTGTCGGAAGCCGAGCGCGCAGACCTGCACGCACTGATGCAACAGATCGAACTGGAACTTGAACTGGAAACCAAGACACAGGATTCCAACCTCGCCGACGGCGTGAACCTGGCCGTCGAACGCTTCGAACTCGAACACCCCACCATCGCCGGCACCCTGCGCAACATCGTGAATTCCCTGGTCAGCATGGGAATCTGA
- the queF gene encoding NADPH-dependent 7-cyano-7-deazaguanine reductase QueF (Catalyzes the NADPH-dependent reduction of 7-cyano-7-deazaguanine (preQ0) to 7-aminomethyl-7-deazaguanine (preQ1) in queuosine biosynthesis) — MHPAAEHSPLGKSSEYIATYTPSLLFPIPRTAKWAELGLTAETLPYKGVDFWNCFELSWLLPSGKPVVAIGEFSIPADSPNIIESKSFKLYLNSLNQTPFADTASLEATLVKDLSAAAGKPVGVRVRSLKEVEAEGVVALPGVCIDDLDISVSNYEHPRPELLRCDDSRVVEESVHSHLLKSNCPVTSQPDWGSVVVEYRGAALDHASLLEYIVSFRQHSDFHEQCVERIFLDLQRLLKPEKLTVFARYVRRGGLDINPYRSTESVQLPNHRLVRQ, encoded by the coding sequence ATGCATCCCGCAGCCGAACATTCGCCGCTGGGCAAGTCCAGCGAATACATCGCCACTTACACTCCGTCCCTGCTGTTCCCGATTCCGCGCACCGCGAAGTGGGCGGAGCTGGGCCTGACCGCCGAGACCCTGCCGTATAAAGGTGTGGATTTCTGGAACTGCTTCGAACTGTCGTGGCTGCTGCCGTCGGGCAAACCGGTGGTGGCGATCGGCGAGTTCAGCATTCCGGCGGACTCGCCGAACATCATTGAATCCAAGTCGTTCAAGTTGTACCTGAACTCGTTGAACCAGACCCCGTTCGCCGATACAGCGAGCCTGGAAGCGACCCTGGTCAAGGACTTGTCCGCCGCTGCCGGCAAGCCGGTGGGCGTACGGGTTCGCAGCCTGAAAGAGGTTGAGGCCGAAGGCGTGGTTGCGCTGCCGGGCGTGTGCATCGACGATCTGGATATCAGCGTCAGCAACTACGAACATCCGCGTCCTGAACTGCTGCGCTGCGACGATTCGCGAGTGGTGGAGGAGAGCGTGCACAGCCATCTGCTCAAATCCAACTGCCCGGTGACCAGCCAGCCGGACTGGGGCAGCGTGGTGGTGGAATACCGTGGCGCGGCGCTGGATCACGCCAGTCTGCTGGAATACATCGTCAGCTTCCGCCAGCATTCGGACTTCCACGAGCAATGCGTTGAGCGGATTTTCCTCGACCTGCAGCGTTTGCTGAAACCGGAAAAACTCACGGTGTTTGCACGCTATGTGCGCCGGGGCGGGCTGGACATCAACCCGTATCGCAGCACTGAAAGCGTGCAGTTGCCGAACCATCGTCTGGTTCGTCAGTAA
- a CDS encoding cupredoxin domain-containing protein has translation MFLRNPLAVAACLLALSSSVWADPAHTYDFGQPAPAAKASRSIEVVMGDMSFDPKAIDIKAGETIRFVLVNKGQLLHEFNLGDAAMHAKHQQEMLQMQQSGMLTPTGMKEMSHDMAGMDHASMGHVMKHDDPNSVLVEPGKTAELTWTFSKATSLEFACNIPGHYQAGMVGKLTVSQ, from the coding sequence ATGTTTTTGCGCAACCCTCTGGCCGTCGCCGCCTGTTTGCTGGCGCTGAGTTCATCCGTCTGGGCCGACCCTGCGCACACGTATGACTTCGGTCAGCCGGCCCCGGCTGCCAAGGCCAGTCGCAGCATTGAAGTGGTGATGGGCGACATGTCGTTCGATCCGAAGGCCATCGACATCAAGGCCGGTGAGACCATTCGTTTTGTTTTGGTGAATAAAGGCCAGTTGCTGCACGAATTCAACCTCGGCGATGCAGCGATGCATGCCAAACATCAGCAGGAAATGTTGCAGATGCAGCAAAGCGGCATGCTGACGCCGACCGGCATGAAAGAAATGTCCCACGACATGGCGGGGATGGATCATGCGTCGATGGGGCACGTCATGAAGCACGACGACCCCAACAGCGTGCTGGTCGAGCCCGGCAAGACCGCCGAGTTGACCTGGACCTTCAGCAAGGCGACCAGCCTGGAGTTTGCCTGCAACATTCCCGGGCATTACCAGGCCGGAATGGTCGGCAAACTGACTGTCAGTCAGTAA
- a CDS encoding heavy metal response regulator transcription factor — protein MKLLIVEDQPKTGHYLRQGLTEAGFNTELVADGNTGQQLALSGDYALLILDVMLPGRNGWQILQAVRSAGLETPILFLTAKDTVEDRVHGLELGADDYLVKPFAFSELLARVRSLLRRGSTAPQETCLQLADLRLDLIRRRVERSGQRIDLTAKEFALLEMLLRRQGEVLPKSLIASQVWDMNFDSDTNVIEVAIRRLRLKIDDDFPDKLIHTVRGMGYVLEERPV, from the coding sequence ATGAAACTGCTGATCGTCGAAGACCAACCGAAAACCGGCCACTACCTGCGCCAGGGCCTGACCGAGGCCGGTTTCAATACTGAACTGGTGGCGGACGGCAACACCGGGCAACAACTGGCGTTGAGCGGTGACTACGCCCTGCTGATCCTCGACGTGATGCTGCCCGGGCGCAATGGCTGGCAGATTCTGCAAGCGGTACGCAGTGCCGGGCTGGAAACGCCGATCCTGTTTCTGACCGCCAAGGACACTGTGGAAGACCGGGTTCATGGCCTCGAGCTGGGCGCCGACGACTACTTGGTCAAGCCGTTCGCCTTCTCCGAACTGCTGGCCCGGGTGCGCAGCCTGTTGCGCCGCGGCAGCACCGCGCCTCAGGAAACCTGCCTGCAACTGGCCGACCTGCGTCTGGACCTGATTCGCCGCCGCGTCGAGCGCAGCGGCCAGCGCATTGACCTCACCGCGAAAGAGTTTGCCCTGCTGGAAATGCTCCTGCGCCGCCAGGGCGAAGTGCTGCCCAAATCCCTGATCGCCTCGCAGGTCTGGGACATGAACTTCGACAGCGATACCAATGTGATCGAAGTGGCGATCCGCCGCCTGCGCCTGAAAATCGACGATGACTTTCCCGACAAACTGATCCACACCGTGCGTGGCATGGGTTACGTGCTTGAAGAGCGTCCCGTCTGA